ATGTGTGAATTGGTTCCGGCAGACATTCCCCATGTCGGCAATCTTCTTTTTGCAGTGCCTAACGGCGGATGGCGTGGAGCCCGCGCCGGTGCCCAAATGGTATATGAGGGACAAGTCAAGGGCGTTGCTGACCTCATCCTGCTTTATCCGTCAGGAGGCAAGTCAAGCCTCTGCCTTGAGATGAAAGTACCAAAGAAGAAAGGTAGCAGCGCCGGAACCCAGAAACCGCACCAGATAGAGTGGCAGGCTCTCGTTGAGAAATATGGTAGCACCTATGTAGTGTGTCATGGACTCATCGAATTTATCAAGGCTGTTTGCGACTATCTC
The DNA window shown above is from Duncaniella freteri and carries:
- a CDS encoding VRR-NUC domain-containing protein, which gives rise to MCELVPADIPHVGNLLFAVPNGGWRGARAGAQMVYEGQVKGVADLILLYPSGGKSSLCLEMKVPKKKGSSAGTQKPHQIEWQALVEKYGSTYVVCHGLIEFIKAVCDYLQINSTKYIDEALNKYPLYR